The proteins below come from a single Miscanthus floridulus cultivar M001 chromosome 1, ASM1932011v1, whole genome shotgun sequence genomic window:
- the LOC136461539 gene encoding uncharacterized protein: MGSSMSTAHSMEHVPDDALGEVLVRVPPHPATLARASLACKGLHRFISGAKFHRTFQAHHNSTPPPLLGFFHDDQSLPNNFLPIGDSPDRVSAAAFDPKEDHGWRLVDSRHGRVLLQSPDRARFLVWDPAAGRRRYIDAPPAMQHADHFMLRFNNAAVVCSCAAPGHVDHHSDCHDCPFSVVFVAAPDAGTTVAYLYSSELGLWNEVASADLSSSLWLRISDRPVALVRNVLYWTLVHETSWLQSSILAFDLQTHRLYLIEQPVYIFDAEQENVQVMETEDGLLGLVAACGFSLQLWVLREYNGRGTERWSMPNQIDLYDLALGPMDSTDQFDMVWILSVEGCRVVFVRTEGGIFEVDLWTEVPNRRICDAYDIQAFYPYKSFYYRGT; the protein is encoded by the coding sequence ATGGGTTCCTCCATGAGCACGGCGCATTCGATGGAGCACGTCCCGGACGACGCCCTCGGCGAGGTTCTCGTCCGCGTCCCACCTCACCCCGCCACCCTCGCGCGTGCCTCGCTCGCCTGCAAGGGCCTGCACCGCTTCATCAGCGGTGCCAAGTTCCACCGCACTTTCCAGGCGCACCACAATAGCACGCCGCCACCCCTGCTGGGCTTCTTCCATGACGACCAAAGCCTCCCCAACAACTTCCTCCCCATCGGGGACTCGCCGGACCGTGTCTCTGCCGCGGCGTTCGACCCCAAGGAGGACCACGGCTGGCGCTTGGTGGACAGCCGCCACGGCCGGGTCCTCCTCCAAAGCCCCGACAGGGCACGCTTCCTCGTCTGGGACCCCGCGGCTGGACGCCGGCGGTACATCGACGCGCCGCCGGCGATGCAGCACGCGGACCACTTCATGTTGAGGTTCAACAACGCCGCCGTGGTCTGCAGCTGCGCCGCCCCGGGGCACGTGGACCACCACAGCGACTGCCACGACTGCCCGTTCAGCGTCGTGTTCGTCGCGGCCCCTGACGCGGGAACCACGGTGGCCTACCTCTACTCCTCGGAGCTGGGGCTCTGGAACGAGGTGGCCTCCGCTGACTTGTCGAGCAGCTTGTGGTTACGCATCAGCGACAGACCGGTCGCTCTGGTGCGGAACGTGCTGTACTGGACACTGGTCCACGAAACCTCGTGGCTGCAGAGCAGCATCCTCGCCTTCGACCTGCAGACGCACAGGTTGTACCTGATCGAGCAGCCAGTTTACATTTTCGATGCCGAGCAAGAAAACGTGCAGGTGATGGAGACGGAGGACGGCCTGCTAGGGCTGGTCGCCGCATGCGGCTTTAGTCTCCAGCTCTGGGTGCTCCGTGAGTACAATGGCCGTGGCACCGAGCGGTGGAGCATGCCCAATCAGATTGACTTGTATGACTTGGCTCTGGGTCCCATGGACTCCACAGATCAGTTCGACATGGTCTGGATCCTGAGTGTGGAAGGCTGCAGGGTCGTTTTCGTGCGCACTGAAGGTGGGATCTTTGAGGTGGATCTCTGGACTGAGGTGCCCAACAGGAGGATCTGCGATGCCTACGACATTCAAGCTTTCTATCCCTACAAAAGCTTTTACTATCGAGGTACCTAG